Genomic segment of Dactylococcopsis salina PCC 8305:
GCATTAAAATCCAAATTAGTGGACGACTGAACGGGGCAGAAATTGCTCGTACCGAATGGACAAGAGAAGGACGAGTTCCCCTGCATACCCTTCGCGCTGACATTGATTATGCCTACTGTACTGCAGCCACCATTTACGGCATTTTAGGCGTAAAAGTGTGGATATTTAAGGGCGAAATTCTCCCCGAAGACGAAGAGCAACAACAAGCCGATCTTAATGTTGTCCCCCGTCGCCAACCCCGTCGTCAAAAATTTGAAGACCGTTCCGAGGAGAATTAAGTCATTAGTTATTGGGTAACAACTAACAAATAACAAGTAACAAATAACAAATAACCAATCATGCTGAGTCCCAAGCGAACAAAATTTCGGAAACAACACAGAGGGAGAATGAGAGGGCTATCCCATCGCGGCAATACCATTAACTTTGGTGAATTTGCCCTGCAAGCGATCGAACCCTCTTGGATTAACTCCAGACAAATTGAAGCCGCCCGTCGAGCCATGAACCGTTACCTCCGTCGGGGTGGGAAAATCTGGATTCGGATTTTTCCTGATAAACCCATCACCATGCGCGCTGCCGAAACCCGAATGGGATCAGGGAAAGGAAACCCTGAATATTGGGTCGCTGTCGTGAAACCAGGACGCATCATGTTTGAAATTGGTGGTGTCAGCCAAGAAGTCGCTCAAGAAGCCATGCGACTCGGAGCGCAAAAACTCCCCATTAAAACCAAATTTTTGATCCGTGAGGAATAACAATAATTAAAGGAGGAGGAAAAATGCCATTACCCAAAATTGACGAAGCTCGCGCTCTCAATGACGAAGACCTGGCGC
This window contains:
- the rplP gene encoding 50S ribosomal protein L16; translation: MLSPKRTKFRKQHRGRMRGLSHRGNTINFGEFALQAIEPSWINSRQIEAARRAMNRYLRRGGKIWIRIFPDKPITMRAAETRMGSGKGNPEYWVAVVKPGRIMFEIGGVSQEVAQEAMRLGAQKLPIKTKFLIREE